The following proteins are co-located in the Microcystis wesenbergii NRERC-220 genome:
- a CDS encoding GDP-mannose 4,6-dehydratase: MAGHTGFKGSWRAFWLLHLGAEVKGLSLAPNTTPALFDQLDLARNLSHHLGDIREAELVTRLIASWRPDVIFHLAAQ, from the coding sequence ATTGCTGGTCATACTGGCTTTAAGGGGTCTTGGCGGGCTTTTTGGTTACTCCATTTGGGGGCAGAGGTAAAAGGCCTCAGTTTAGCTCCCAATACCACCCCCGCTTTATTTGACCAGTTAGACTTAGCCCGGAATCTGAGTCACCATCTAGGGGATATTCGAGAGGCTGAGTTAGTGACTCGTTTAATCGCTTCATGGCGACCGGATGTAATCTTTCATTTAGCGGCGCAATGA
- a CDS encoding GDP-mannose 4,6-dehydratase, which yields MENMVKKAFWSGKKVFITGHTGFKGSWRAFWLLHLGAEVKGLSLAPNTTPALFDQLDLARNLSHHLGDIREAELVTRLIASWRPDVIFHLAAQ from the coding sequence ATGGAAAATATGGTAAAAAAAGCATTTTGGTCGGGCAAAAAGGTCTTTATTACTGGTCATACTGGCTTTAAGGGGTCTTGGCGGGCTTTTTGGTTACTCCATTTGGGGGCAGAGGTAAAAGGCCTCAGTTTAGCTCCCAATACCACCCCCGCTTTATTTGACCAGTTAGACTTAGCCCGGAATCTGAGTCACCATCTAGGGGATATTCGAGAGGCTGAGTTAGTGACTCGTTTAATCGCTTCATGGCGACCGGATGTAATCTTTCATTTAGCGGCGCAATGA